One segment of Tachyglossus aculeatus isolate mTacAcu1 chromosome 16, mTacAcu1.pri, whole genome shotgun sequence DNA contains the following:
- the GNL2 gene encoding nucleolar GTP-binding protein 2 — MVKPRYKGRSSVNRSSASTNPDRVKGAGGQNMRDRATIRRLNMYRQKERRNNRGKVIKPLQYQSTVAPGTVARVEPNIKWFGNTRVIKQSSLQKFQEEMDTVMKDPYRVVMKQSKLPMSLLHDRIRPHNSKVHILDTETFETTFGPKSQRKRPNLSATDMQSLIENAEASAGAYDQGKDRDRVTEDSGVRNEAQEEIYKKGQSKRIWGELYKVIDSSDVVVQVLDARDPIGTRSPHIEAYLKKEKPWKHLIFVLNKCDLVPTWATKRWVAILSQDYPTLAFHASLTNPFGKGAFIQLLRQFGKLHTDKKQISVGFIGYPNVGKSSVINTLRSKKVCNVAPIAGETKVWQYITLMRRIFLIDCPGVVYPSGDSETDTVLKGVVQVEKIKSPEDHVGAVLERAKPEYVSKTYKIDSWDNAEDFLEKLAFRTGKLLKGEKPDVQTVGKMVLNDWQRGRIPFFVKPPNAEPPAEPQFLPSAEAAPGRDGPEEGSREPGAPRVEAAAVPREEAAAAEGRPDEDSEMKQLLARVRQNFGRINVGPEFSAEDLVPVEVSDLDDESDGSTEEEEAEEDEEGETKEEEEDGEGQQLQGTLAESPEAPHAEETGSDSKAVLKALDEKIAKYQKFLNKAKAKKFSAIRIPKGLSEKIFSQPERRSAERADTEDPCEAAEGSKPGWTKQGRKRRTPEAVEEEEEEEEEEEEERRKKRPCKKLTSKERRRAARQERPKKVGVRYYDSHNVKNKNRNKKSTNDSEGRKHNRKKFKHK; from the exons AAACAACCGTGGAAAAGTGATTAAACCTCTGCAGTACCAGTCAACCGTCGCTCCCGGCACCGTGGCCAGGGTGGAGCCCAACATCAAGTGGTTTG GAAACACGCGGGTGATTAAGCAGTCGTCTCTGCAGAAATTCCAAGAGGAAATGGACACAGTTATGAAGGACCCATACAGAGTGGTAATGAAACAGAGCAAGTTGCCAATGTCCCTTCTCCACGACCGGATCCGACCTCAC AATTCCAAAGTGCATATTCTTGACACCGAAACATTTGAAACTACGTTTGGCCCCAAGTCGCAGAGGAAGAGACCCAATTTATCTGCGACCGACATGCAGTCTCTGATAGAGAACGCCGAAGCTTCCGCTGGGGCTTACGATCAAGGGAAGGACCGGGACCGGGTAACCGAGGACTCCGGCGTCAG GAATGAAGCCCAAGAGGAGATCTATAAGAAGGGACAATCCAAGCGGATCTGGGGCGAGCTGTACAAG GTGATCGATTCTTCGGACGTTGTGGTCCAAGTCCTTGATGCCCGGGATCCAATCGGCACTCGCTCCCCTCACATCGAGGCCTACCTGAAGAAAGAGAAACCCTGGAAGCACCTCATCTTTGTCCTGAACAAGTGCGATCTCGTCCCCACCTGGGCCACA aaacgCTGGGTCGCCATCCTCTCCCAAGACTACCCAACGCTCGCCTTCCACGCCAGCCTCACCAACCCCTTTGGCAAAGGAGCCTTCATACAGCTGCTGCGGCAGTTTGGAAAG CTACACACCGACAAGAAGCAGATCAGCGTGGGGTTCATCGGCTACCCAAATGTTGGCAAGAGCTCCGTGATAAACACCCTCCGCTCCAAGAAGGTCTGCAACGTGGCCCCCATCGCGGGGGAAACGAAG GTCTGGCAGTACATCACCCTGATGCGGCGGATATTCCTTATCGACTGCCCGGGTGTGGTTTACCCCTCCGGAGACTCCGAAACCGACACCGTGCTGAAGGGCGTC GTCCAAGTCGAAAAGATCAAGAGCCCCGAGGACCACGTCGGTGCCGTGCTCGAAAGAGCCAAGCCAGAGTACGTCAGCAAGACGTACAAGATCGACTCCTGGGACAACGCGGAGGACTTCCTGGAGAAGCTGGCCTTCAGGACCGGAAAGCTGTTGAAG GGAGAGAAGCCGGACGTGCAGACCGTGGGGAAGATGGTCCTCAATGACTGGCAGCGGGGACGCATCCCCTTCTTCGTGAAGCCGCCCAACGCGGAGCCCCCCGCGGAGCCCCAG TTCCTGCCCTCCGCGGAAGCCGCCCCCGGCCGGGACGGCCCAGAAGAggggagccgggagccgggagccccccgggtaGAGGCCGCGGCGGTCCCgcgggaggaggcggcggcggcggagggccGGCCGGACGAGGACTCGGAAATGAAGcagctcctggcccgggtccGGCAGAACTTCGGGAGGATCAACGTCGGGCCGGAATTCTCTGCCGAGGACCTGGTCCCCGTCGAGGTGTCGGATCTCGACGACGAGTCCGACGGCtccactgaggaggaggaggcggaggaggacgaggaaggagagacgaaggaggaagaggaggatggggaagggcagcAGCTCCAGGGAACCCTGGCCGAGTCCCCCGAAGCCCCCCACGCCGAAGAGACGGGAAGCGACAGCAAAGCGGTTCTCAAGGCCCTGGATGAAAAGATAGCTAAATACCAGAAGTTCTTGAACAAAGCAAAAGCCAAAAAGTTTTCCGCAATAAG AATTCCCAAGGGGCTGAGTGAAAAGATCTTCTCCCAACCGGAGCGGAGGTCAGCGGAGCGGGCCGACACTGAAGATCCCTGTGAAGCAGCGGAGGGATCGAAGCCTG GATGGACCaaacagggaaggaagagaaggactcCTGAGgcagtagaagaggaggaggaggaggaggaggaagaagaagaagaaaggcgaAAGAAAAGACCGTGCAAGAAACTAACATCCAAGGAA CGGAGGCGAGCAGCCCGGCAGGAGCGCCCCAAGAAAGTCGGGGTCCGCTATTACGACTCCCACAACGTGAAAAATAAGAACAGAAACAAGAAGTCGACCAATGACTCGGAGGGGCGGAAGCATAACCGCAAGAAATTCAAGCATAagtaa